Proteins from a single region of Punica granatum isolate Tunisia-2019 chromosome 8, ASM765513v2, whole genome shotgun sequence:
- the LOC116187162 gene encoding metal transporter Nramp5-like isoform X1 produces the protein MSNQTQPAREGGSKRTAAVAVQGMAPTFPHSSGNSAGDRFDSEDAHNDQRPGWRKFMAFVGPGFLVSLAYLDPGNLETDLQAGANHRYELLWVVLIGMMFALIIQSLAANLGVTTGKHLSELCKVEYPTLVKYCLWLLAEVAVIAADIPEVIGTAFALNILFRIPLWAGVLLTGLSTLLLLGLQRYGIRKLELLIAVSVFIMAGCFFAELSYVNPPASEVMKGMFIPKLSGKGATPDAIALLGALVMPHNLFLHSALVLSRKVPRSVHGINDACRYFLIESGFALFVAFLINVAVVSVSGTVCFAENISSENADRCSDLTLNSASFLLKNVLGQSSSTIYAIALLASGQSSTITGTYAGQYIMQGFLDLKMKKWLRNLTTRCIAIIPSLVVSIIGGSSGAGRLIIIASMILSFELPFALIPLLKFSSSATKMGPHKNSTYVLVVSWILGAGIIGINIYYLSTGFVEWLIGNGLPKVANAFIGILVFPLMAVYILAVIYLTFRKDVVATFIDPTSLTWRLRPIVPSISS, from the exons ATGAGCAATCAAACTCAACCAGCTCGGGAAGGAGGAAGCAAAAGGACAGCAGCAGTTGCAGTCCAGGGGATGGCTCCAACATTTCCGCACAGTTCGGGTAATTCCGCTGGAGATCGCTTCGACTCTGAGGATGCACACAATGACCAG AGACCAGGATGGAGGAAGTTTATGGCATTTGTCGGTCCGGGATTCCTCGTTTCTCTGGCCTATCTTGATCCAGGAAACT TGGAAACTGATCTCCAGGCTGGAGCAAATCACAGATATGAG CTTCTATGGGTTGTTCTGATCGGAATGATGTTCGCGCTCATCATCCAATCGCTCGCTGCGAATCTTGGGGTAACCACTG gaAAGCACTTGTCGGAGTTGTGCAAGGTGGAGTACCCAACGTTGGTGAAGTACTGCCTGTGGCTGCTCGCCGAGGTCGCTGTTATTGCTGCCGATATACCTGAAG TGATTGGGACAGCCTTCGCTCTCAACATATTGTTTCGCATTCCCTTATGGGCTGGTGTTCTCCTCACCGGTCTAAGCACTCTTTTGCTGCTTGGCCTACAGAGATATGGG ATACGAAAGCTCGAATTGCTAATAGCAGTTTCGGTCTTCATAATGGCTGGATGCTTCTTCGCTGAACTGAGCTATGTAAATCCTCCTGCTTCTGAGGTGATGAAGGGAATGTTCATCCCCAAGCTCTCTGGGAAAGGAGCGACCCCGGATGCCATTGCCCTTTTGGGTGCGCTGGTCATGCC GCACAACCTTTTCCTGCACTCCGCTCTTGTTCTCTCCCGAAAAGTTCCGAGGTCAGTCCATGGCATAAAC GATGCGTGTCGATATTTCCTCATAGAAAGTGGATTTGCATTGTTCGTGGCGTTCTTGATTAACGTAGCTGTCGTCTCTGTGTCTGGAACAGTTTGCTTTGCAGAGAATATTTCGAGCGAAAATGCCGATCGATGCAGCGATCTAACTCTTAATTCAGCTTCCTTTCTCCTTAAG AATGTGTTAGGACAATCTAGTTCGACCATTTACGCCATTGCGCTACTCGCCTCTGGGCAAAGCTCCACTATTACTGGCACGTATGCAGGACAATATATCATGCAG GGATTCTTGGACCtgaagatgaagaaatggCTGAGGAACCTGACGACAAGGTGCATTGCCATCATTCCGAGTTTAGTTGTTTCGATAATTGGAGGTTCTTCTGGGGCTGGTAGACTCATAATCATCGCATCG ATGATTCTCTCCTTTGAACTTCCATTTGCTCTCATCCCACTCCTCAAATTCAGTAGCAGTGCGACGAAGATGGGACCGCATAAGAATTCCACATAT GTGCTTGTAGTCTCATGGATTCTAGGTGCCGGAATCATCGGTATCAACATCTACTACCTCAGCACAGGATTTGTGGAGTGGCTGATCGGGAATGGTCTCCCAAAGGTTGCCAATGCCTTTATCGGGATCTTAGTGTTTCCCCTCATGGCAGTTTACATCCTTGCTGTGATCTACCTGACTTTTCGAAAGGACGTGGTTGCAACCTTTATCGATCCTACAAGCCTAACATGGAGATTGAGGCCAATCGTTCCAAGCATTTCGAGTTGA
- the LOC116187162 gene encoding metal transporter Nramp5-like isoform X2 has translation MSNQTQPAREGGSKRTAAVAVQGMAPTFPHSSGNSAGDRFDSEDAHNDQRPGWRKFMAFVGPGFLVSLAYLDPGNLETDLQAGANHRYELLWVVLIGMMFALIIQSLAANLGVTTGKHLSELCKVEYPTLVKYCLWLLAEVAVIAADIPEVIGTAFALNILFRIPLWAGVLLTGLSTLLLLGLQRYGIRKLELLIAVSVFIMAGCFFAELSYVNPPASEVMKGMFIPKLSGKGATPDAIALLGALAQPFPALRSCSLPKSSEDACRYFLIESGFALFVAFLINVAVVSVSGTVCFAENISSENADRCSDLTLNSASFLLKNVLGQSSSTIYAIALLASGQSSTITGTYAGQYIMQGFLDLKMKKWLRNLTTRCIAIIPSLVVSIIGGSSGAGRLIIIASMILSFELPFALIPLLKFSSSATKMGPHKNSTYVLVVSWILGAGIIGINIYYLSTGFVEWLIGNGLPKVANAFIGILVFPLMAVYILAVIYLTFRKDVVATFIDPTSLTWRLRPIVPSISS, from the exons ATGAGCAATCAAACTCAACCAGCTCGGGAAGGAGGAAGCAAAAGGACAGCAGCAGTTGCAGTCCAGGGGATGGCTCCAACATTTCCGCACAGTTCGGGTAATTCCGCTGGAGATCGCTTCGACTCTGAGGATGCACACAATGACCAG AGACCAGGATGGAGGAAGTTTATGGCATTTGTCGGTCCGGGATTCCTCGTTTCTCTGGCCTATCTTGATCCAGGAAACT TGGAAACTGATCTCCAGGCTGGAGCAAATCACAGATATGAG CTTCTATGGGTTGTTCTGATCGGAATGATGTTCGCGCTCATCATCCAATCGCTCGCTGCGAATCTTGGGGTAACCACTG gaAAGCACTTGTCGGAGTTGTGCAAGGTGGAGTACCCAACGTTGGTGAAGTACTGCCTGTGGCTGCTCGCCGAGGTCGCTGTTATTGCTGCCGATATACCTGAAG TGATTGGGACAGCCTTCGCTCTCAACATATTGTTTCGCATTCCCTTATGGGCTGGTGTTCTCCTCACCGGTCTAAGCACTCTTTTGCTGCTTGGCCTACAGAGATATGGG ATACGAAAGCTCGAATTGCTAATAGCAGTTTCGGTCTTCATAATGGCTGGATGCTTCTTCGCTGAACTGAGCTATGTAAATCCTCCTGCTTCTGAGGTGATGAAGGGAATGTTCATCCCCAAGCTCTCTGGGAAAGGAGCGACCCCGGATGCCATTGCCCTTTTGGGTGCGCTG GCACAACCTTTTCCTGCACTCCGCTCTTGTTCTCTCCCGAAAAGTTCCGAG GATGCGTGTCGATATTTCCTCATAGAAAGTGGATTTGCATTGTTCGTGGCGTTCTTGATTAACGTAGCTGTCGTCTCTGTGTCTGGAACAGTTTGCTTTGCAGAGAATATTTCGAGCGAAAATGCCGATCGATGCAGCGATCTAACTCTTAATTCAGCTTCCTTTCTCCTTAAG AATGTGTTAGGACAATCTAGTTCGACCATTTACGCCATTGCGCTACTCGCCTCTGGGCAAAGCTCCACTATTACTGGCACGTATGCAGGACAATATATCATGCAG GGATTCTTGGACCtgaagatgaagaaatggCTGAGGAACCTGACGACAAGGTGCATTGCCATCATTCCGAGTTTAGTTGTTTCGATAATTGGAGGTTCTTCTGGGGCTGGTAGACTCATAATCATCGCATCG ATGATTCTCTCCTTTGAACTTCCATTTGCTCTCATCCCACTCCTCAAATTCAGTAGCAGTGCGACGAAGATGGGACCGCATAAGAATTCCACATAT GTGCTTGTAGTCTCATGGATTCTAGGTGCCGGAATCATCGGTATCAACATCTACTACCTCAGCACAGGATTTGTGGAGTGGCTGATCGGGAATGGTCTCCCAAAGGTTGCCAATGCCTTTATCGGGATCTTAGTGTTTCCCCTCATGGCAGTTTACATCCTTGCTGTGATCTACCTGACTTTTCGAAAGGACGTGGTTGCAACCTTTATCGATCCTACAAGCCTAACATGGAGATTGAGGCCAATCGTTCCAAGCATTTCGAGTTGA